A genomic segment from Bubalus kerabau isolate K-KA32 ecotype Philippines breed swamp buffalo chromosome 21, PCC_UOA_SB_1v2, whole genome shotgun sequence encodes:
- the LOC129636218 gene encoding olfactory receptor 8U9-like, which yields MTAENCTVFADFIFLGLSGRQDVQQGLFVLFLLVYGITVVANVGMVLLIKRDPSLHTPMYYFLSNLSFCDICYSSTISPKMLADFLSEQKRIPYDVCAIQMYFFGAFRDVECLMLAAMAYDRYVAICNPLLYTIAMSRGICTQLVVIAYIVGLVDSAIHTCCTFQLSFCNSNIINHFFCDIPPLLALSYSDMSINEIMLVISSSCVLGTSIITVLLSYSYIITTILRMSSAEGRRKAFSTCASHLTAVAIFHGTLLFMYFGPSSSYSMDTDKTASVLYTAVIPMLNLLIYSLRNKDVKGALKKATGTKLCSG from the coding sequence ATGACTGCTGAGAACTGCACTGTGTTTGCTGACTTCATATTCTTAGGCCTTTCTGGTAGACAAGATGTGCAGCAGGGGCTCTTCGTGCTCTTCCTGCTGGTTTACGGCATAACTGTGGTTGCCAATGTCGGGATGGTCCTGCTGATCAAGAGGGACCCCAGCCTGCACACACCCATGTATTACTTCCTGAGCAATCTGTCCTTCTGCGACATTTGCTATTCTTCTACTATCTCTCCCAAGATGCTGGCTGATTTCTTATCTGAGCAAAAAAGGATTCCATATGATGTATGTGCCATCCAGATGTACTTTTTTGGAGCCTTTAGAGATGTGGAATGTCTCATGTTGGCTGCCATGGCTTATGACCGTTATGTGGCCATTTGCAATCCACTTCTTTATACAATTGCCATGTCCAGGGGAATCTGTACCCAGCTTGTGGTTATTGCCTACATCGTAGGCTTGGTTGATTCAGCAATCCATACCTGTTGTACATTTCAGTTGTCATTCTGCAATTCCAATATCATCAATCACTTTTTCTGTGACATTCCACCCTTATTAGCCCTTTCCTACTCAGATATGTCCATCAATGAGATAATGCTGGTCATATCCAGTAGTTGTGTTTTGGGGACCAGCATTATCACTGTCCTCCTCTCCTACAGCTATATCATAACAACCATCCTTAGGATGAGCTCAGCCGAGGGGAGACGCAAAGCTTTCTCTACATGTGCTTCCCACTTAACCGCTGTGGCTATATTTCATGGCACGCTCCTGTTCATGTATTTCGGACCCAGCTCCAGTTACTCCATGGACACGGACAAAACAGCCTCTGTCCTTTACACAGCTGTCATCCCCATGTTAAACCTACTCATCTACAGCTTAAGGAATAAGGATGTAAAAGGTGCCCTAAAAAAAGCAACCGGCACTAAATTATGTTCTGGGTGA